The Chlorogloeopsis sp. ULAP01 sequence GCAAAAACATTCTTTTGTAACGTCGCTAATACCTGACGTTGTTGTTCTAAAGAAACAGGTATAAAGCTAGGGCGAGTATCTTTACCGGCATGGTGACGCCGAAAATATTGCCCGCCGATATATTGAGTCAGTAAGGAAGCATTACGAAAATAGTATCTCAGCACTCTATTGAACAATACACGTAAGTCACTATAACTTTCTCCTTTGACTGGATAACGCTTTTCAAGTTGCTGCCACATCATGCGGGCATTATCCATTTGCCACTCACAATAAAGCAGTACATCGTTACTCATATCCCAAACATTGGCAAGAGGGTTGATGTCCCAAATATCTTCATCGGTAGCATAAGATAATTCTGGTTGAGGCGAAGCCAAAGCAATCTCCTCTAAAAAAGGTTTTTCAGCTTCAGGAGCGATCGCCTCTGTTGTTAGGTGCGGGTGAGGTTTATAACCATACTCTATCGCCCATTCGTCGTAAGGGCCAATAATTGCCGGAAAATAATCGCCTTGCTTTACTCCCACAGGTGCTAGATTCACGGGCAAATAATCCATCACCGAACCTACTAAACCTTTGGTGCGAGTAATTTCGGTATTGTTTAATTCTTGAGGCGCTAACATGGTACTGCCGTGAAAGTTGTGACGCAAACCTAAAGTATGCCCGACTTCGTGAGCAATTAGAGAACGCAAATACTGATGCACGTACTTTTTCATCTCATCACTATTTGGTGTAGCGTTTTGCAACAGTGACAACGCCAGCGCCCCCATTGCGGCTTGATTTGCAGACTCCACACCATAGCACAAGTCAGAATCAGGCATCAAGATGGCATGATTGCTATCTGTTTTGTGCTTCTCCCTTAAGGCTTGGCATAAGTTTTTACCCCTTTGAGAAAAGGATTCATCCATAAATATTGAATCTGTTCCCATCAGTGCGCGATATTCCTGCTCAATTGAACGCACCATGTTGGCATCCACAATTATATCTGCATCTAATATTTCTCCAGTCAGAGGATTAACACGTGCTGGCCCCCTGGCGAAACCTGCATCTAAAGAATTAAACCAGCGAATCGTGTTATACCGCACATCTGCTGGCTGCCAATCTGCATGATCTGACATTTGCCGCACTTCAATGGCGTTTTGAAATCCGGCTTTTTCAAATGCTTTGTTCCACATCAAGACGCCTTCACGAATCGGATCACGATACTCTAATGGCACAGCATTTTCAATCCAAAATACAATTGGCTTTTTGGGTGGGGACAAAGGTGCGCTACTATTGGATGCTTCTAAATGCCAACGGTGGATGTAACGTACAAAGGGTTCTTTGCTCTGATTGTGAGGAAAATCCTGAAAGGCAGTGATAAAATATCCTACCCTATCATCAGCAACTCTGGGAATATAACCGTTATTTTCGGGTAGTAGGGAAAAACTGTAATGTACTTTCAGAGTCAATGCTCTGCTGTCAGGTAAAGTGACTAAATATGCCCCTTCTGATGATGAAAAATTGTAAATTGAGTCAATCTCTAGGTTGAAAGGGAAAATTTTGACATCTCCAAAATATGATTTTTTCTCTTCTAGATGGTAATCAGCCTGCAAAGAGTATTTTAATAGGGAAGCCAAACCAGGAAAATCCTGCATCAGCAGGTCATCAAGTTTTATTAGAATGCTTTTAGTATAGGGATCAATACTAGCTATTTCGAGCGCATACAAAACTGAATCGCTAAAGGAACGAGCGAGCGATCGCACTTCTGGCTCATCTGACTTTGCACGGAACTTGACATTACGAACAACAAAATGCAAGTTATAGTTTACTCGTTGGAA is a genomic window containing:
- a CDS encoding zinc-dependent metalloprotease, whose translation is MKDWITKLTICTVFLCYLLFATENALADKLLSSYVQQFNGLPVFENIGITDNSDKEDRKESFRRFREKLKDTDKLEGLFTLYRNKDSGEVYWEIRPEQLNKNYLCTVTLESGVGESGIYSGLPLQDFLFYFQRVNYNLHFVVRNVKFRAKSDEPEVRSLARSFSDSVLYALEIASIDPYTKSILIKLDDLLMQDFPGLASLLKYSLQADYHLEEKKSYFGDVKIFPFNLEIDSIYNFSSSEGAYLVTLPDSRALTLKVHYSFSLLPENNGYIPRVADDRVGYFITAFQDFPHNQSKEPFVRYIHRWHLEASNSSAPLSPPKKPIVFWIENAVPLEYRDPIREGVLMWNKAFEKAGFQNAIEVRQMSDHADWQPADVRYNTIRWFNSLDAGFARGPARVNPLTGEILDADIIVDANMVRSIEQEYRALMGTDSIFMDESFSQRGKNLCQALREKHKTDSNHAILMPDSDLCYGVESANQAAMGALALSLLQNATPNSDEMKKYVHQYLRSLIAHEVGHTLGLRHNFHGSTMLAPQELNNTEITRTKGLVGSVMDYLPVNLAPVGVKQGDYFPAIIGPYDEWAIEYGYKPHPHLTTEAIAPEAEKPFLEEIALASPQPELSYATDEDIWDINPLANVWDMSNDVLLYCEWQMDNARMMWQQLEKRYPVKGESYSDLRVLFNRVLRYYFRNASLLTQYIGGQYFRRHHAGKDTRPSFIPVSLEQQRQVLATLQKNVFAGDALSFSPQLLNQLVPSRWQHWGNYVPVSRLDYPIHERILHFQSSILRSLLDSDRLHRLRDIEFKTLPGQVLSMPELFDTLQKDIWTEVFDLKQAKPISSIRRSLQREYLSILLEMVLRTSDVPEDSRTLAWYQLRQLHQAIDANLKQQSDNLDIYTLAHLEETSDRITKALNAQLYSK